GCTGGCTTAACCAATGGACAGCACACTTTTATTTCATCCACCCatgattaagaaacaaaaatacagacATGCATGTCCTTCTGACAAGTGGTATTTAAGTTCCCACCCTCCTGCAATAAACTCAATATACATGGTCACATATTTATTTGCAACTATGtgtacatataacatatatactcAATGCATATgcaatatatgtacacacacgcgagcgcgcgcgcgcgcgcgcgcgcacacacacacacacacacacacacacacacacacacatatgaaatactAGGTGCCCAGTGAAGTCTTATTTATGTAAATGGccccaggtttttatttttgaaattgctGTTCACATTGAAAGTACAAGTCAGTGGAGGTGTTTGCGCTGACTCTTTGCTACAGTGAGCATCTCTTGACTTGGAGGATTATTCTTCTGTCTTTATACATAGGACCATCTCTGGTACATGAATATGGAGGAGGCTGAGAGCTGTTAGGGAATGATGAAATAGAATACAGAGTTCACACTGGTAGAAAAATATGGAGCCAGAGTAAGTAAAGGGAGAAGGCTGTAGGACCTGTCAGGTGACAGTCATGGTCATAGGGTCAGTGACCAAGCTCTGCCTGGGTCTACAGTTCCTATCATTCTAGCAGGTGCCTAGGGCTATGGTTTGCAAATGATTGCCTGCAGTGTGAGAAAGGCTGAAGAATTCTGACTGCACAGGGGATCCTGAGCATCTACATGGGCAGTGGGATCCTGGCTGCTCTCTGTCCAGGATGTCCACACAAATGTTGTTGCCCCTGTACAGCTCAGCTTTCCTGCTTCAAGGAGTTATGCACAAGTGCATGTGCCTCCTCCTTGGGGCACAGGTCCTCAGCAGGATCCTTGTGAGCCTCCCAACTAGGCAGATCTTCCTGGACAGCTGGTGTTCAGATTTCAGGTGATTTTAGCTGCCCTGCCAATGCCTTTATTTCTCATAAGGTGTGGGCACAATCTCTAATTCACTGTGCACTGTTGTAGGCagggaaagcaaagaaaaggagGATTGAATCTGATGCTCCGGGTCATGATTAATCTTCCTACAGAAATCTCTCCATCATTTCTAAGTGCTCTGTAAAAGAAGGAATAAGCACGCATTTGGTTATTtcggagagagacagaaagaaacaggcagagacagagactgagaggacAGAAACTTCTTATGCCTTTGTCTCTTTCTAGCCTGGCTCAACAAATGTTACTGGTAAAGATATGAGTTCAGGCACAATTGCTAAACCTTCCCTGGGGCACTTTTGAAATATGCAAGTATTTGTGTCCAACATCAATGAACTGGACCAGGACACATGATTAGCAACAGGAATAGAGACATTTCATTACAAAACAGCACTCTGGAAAATTAGGATTGAGAGCAGAGGGATAAGCCCCAAAAGCACTGGGCCATGAGACTCATGACCACTCACATGGCATGAACAAAGAGCCCTGTCTCTTCTCCAGGTTGGTACATCCAGGGCATTTTGAGCGTCCTCTGCCCAATACTTGAAGCCTATGGAAGGAAGGGCCTCAGGAGTTCTCTGCAAACTGGCTTCCTTCTTGGTCATGCTGCTGCTCTGTCTGTGGTCCCCAGTCTCAAGTCACTCTCCATAAGATCTGAAATGCCATAAGAAAGGAGGGACTCAGCATCACAATTGCTCCCCTAGGTGCTTACATGGTGCTGGACAAATGGCTGAGTGGGTCAAGGGCTTGCCAAGCAAGCATGAGGATTGCaatctcagtgtttgtgctgaGAGAAGGGAGGAACCACTTGGCTTTcctctctcaaaacacaaacaggtGGAGACCATtgcctgactctgtcctctgaccttcatttgCCTGCCTTCATATGACATTAGCAaccttccccccaacacacacaatttaaatgcCATGTGAAAAGGAGGCATGTGCAGACAAGAAGCTTAGAAGAAGTCCCTAGAAGAAATTATTTCCTGATCATGATGACTGTTTTGAAAATTTGGTTTCACTCCTCCTTAATTTTCTTTAAGGTGTCCTTCcacatgatttttaatttttgagattagaatctaatttacatttctccctactcctccctttcctttcctctttcaaaCCCCTCACATATtaccctctctgctctgcttcaaatccatggcctcctttttccattaattgttattgtatgcacatatatacacatatatgtgcgtgtgtctgtttgtacatacacatatattcctaagtatGAGGTGTCCAGTGCTTATAATGTTTCACGTATGCATGCTATCAGGGTTGTACACCTGGTGCTGGACAACCAATggctgtgttcttccctggggaacaccacctccctacctccctaccaACCAATGAATTGGTTGTTCATTGTGCTTCTTGTATATTTGAGGCTTCGTGACCTTTTCTCCATGTTTCCTGCTCACAGATATCATCCCTGGTCAGCTCAAATTTGGTCACTCATATTGGTAAAGTTTTCAAAAGAGTTGGAGATGAATTCTGTCTCTGGTCTTTCATAAAGAAATGGCATTTAAAACTAATTAAAGGATTGTAAGATTCCCCAAATGGAAGGaacatctatccatctgtccccTTAATAAGATATGTACTTCTCTAACCCAAAGCCCCTGTTTCAAAGTAGTTATCTCCAGTTTCTCACGTTGAAGGCTCCCCACTTTTGCTGAGAAATcgtcactttttctttttttttctacctctctTTTTCAGATGCCCATGAGAATGCCTTGACACACAGCTAAtatctttttctgaaaatactCTAATATCCAAAGAGACAGAGCTTTAGCCAGGATTGAAACCGAGGAAATAATCTGCCCTGAGAGCATTTAAGGCTATGTATCCATCAGACAAATGACAGGGACAGGCTGCTCAAGCACACACCACAGAAAGAACACAGACCATAAACTCTAGGAAGACTGTAACACAGGGAGAAAAGTGGGGAATTCAAACCAGGGCTTAGTCTTGGTCTGAAGGACTCCAGGAAGTAGGCTCTGTTTTCAACCCTTAATGTGACATCAGTGCACTGACACTCTGggcagtctctctctgtgtctctctgtgtctctctgctctctctgtctctgtctctccccccgccccccacactcTGATTCTCAGAATCCTTCCACAGCTGATTGTAGGATTGTCTCTAACTCAGAAAGCAtagctttctgtttgttttgtgccCAACTGCTGCTGCTAAACAGATACTAAGATTTAGACCTCGTGTGCTACATTTCCTGTGGGTACTTTTTCCAACTTAAAATGGAACTACACTATCCTAGAGTTTTCCTCCTACTCTATTCTTACATCCAGTCATATAAAAGACTTAAAATCTGCCCAAAACAACCTGCTTTCCTCAGATGCTCAACTCAGAGATGCTAAATCACTCAGTCAAAATCATTTGGCTATACTCATGTCCAAACTGTTTCCCCTTCCTAATTAGCCTCGAGAATAGTACTTATACACCCATAAAGGTAGAGGAAAGTGATTAAAGTTAGCTGCAGACACAAGGGCAGGCTCTTCTGCTACAGGACTGGGAGGTTTTCcttcaagaagaggaagaaaagcagagttcTCCGAGTCCCTGGCACAGACAGGAAAGACTGCATGAAGGTGGAGTGGGAATGTGGCCCTCTGCAAGTCAGGAAGAAACCACTGCTCAGTGAGATGTTATACAGGCAGGCTATATGATCTGACATTTATAAATTGCTAAGTTACAGATAAACAGAGATGTCGTGTTGTGCCAGGGTCTGGGTCCTTAGGTGGTTCCTATGGCAGCCTAGGCAGAAGGGCTCAGTCATgtgttcagtgttttatttgctgGGTATTTTTGTTATCCCTATCCTCCATTGTTTGGatgtcctttctctctttcagggCTATTCATTCTAGCACCATAGTGCATTGATTATTTTAGGTTAtagttgttgtgcccagatctcGACCCCGgtgagaccaccaaagacaagcttaccagaatgcaaaagaaagtctttattgGGAAGCAATACTGGCTTAGGCATGGACCCCATCAAACtttccaacacagtggaggctggagagctgcccacccctctgcaagctcagtttttaaaggttaAGATTCAAAGCTGCTTGCTTTGGGGAACCTACCCAGAACCTTAGTGACTACATGTAACGTCTTGTTCTCCAAAGTAACAGAAAAGTAGGAAATTCTTATGGAGTTTATGCTATATCCATGGATTATATTGATAGCCTCATTAATCTCCCGAAAGATGAGGAATGGGAAATACTAATTTCATTCCCATTTCAGAGATGGGTATAGTGTGATAGTGAGGCATGAAGTGATAGACACTTGCAAGTGCTACTACTTTCTGCAGAGATGAGAAAATGCATTGAGATTGTAAAGGCATCTTTAAAATGCGTGGATTCCTTGTAACTGTTGGAGAGGATTTTAAATAGAGGCTTTTCTACCACCTCCCTTTTCTCAAATTGTTATGCCCAGGTCTCGGGGGACACTAAAAGACCATCATGTAGACCGAATCAGGcaagtaaaagcaaagagcctttattatcaTCAATCTGTGAGCttgatctttctgtctgtctgaggcatcagtgagagcagagagctcagGGCACAGGCAGAGGTTGGTGTGAGGGGATTTcaaggttcaggaccctgatGGGCTGACATTTGTCTGGGTTATAGGggatgtttggaatgtcaggtattttctcTTAGATGCAGACCCTACTGGGTGGCTTCAGCTCATGGTTCTTCCATTCGTCCAGGTGTTTTCTGCCAGAATCTGTGTCAGGGCCtcgaagcctgtcatggcagctgtgtggtcaagctgttttgtgaCCCTTacaaaatacccagcagctgctacCCAAATtagtacacagaggcttatattaagtataaatgcttggctgagaGACCAGGCTTATTACAAATTAGCTTttgtatttaaattaacccatttctttttaatcaataCATTGCCAGAGGCCCATGGCTTTCCATTCctttagcattttgcttcttgggcagctggctcaCAGATCTCCTGACCCTGCCCTATTCTTctccttattttggtttttctgccTAACTTtgcctgccttgccataggacaaAACTGCTTTATTATATGCCCATGAGAgcagcacacatacacagtacacaGAAGGATTATCTAAGACCAGAAAAGATTTATATTGAGTCTCTCTATGGAAGTCCTCACCTGAATCACCCAAAGATGAAAGGCCCAGAGAAGAGTCATCTCCCCAGTGTCCCAAGGCAGAGAGCATGTTCTTTGTTCTGAATCAGTCTATTGGAGAACATCATACCAGTGATGTTATCTGTGTTAGAGATGAGAGGGGCAGAGTAGGCAATGACTTTTCTTCAACAGTTAGTGTTGTGCCCATGGGCAAGTCTTATTTATGTCAGCTCAGGTGGCATGTACTTCTATGCATAGTCCTTGAAGACATAAGAAAAGGGGGAATAGAATTTTAGAGTTCTAAACCTCATATAAGGACACtgacatgtatgtttatgtgcttGTATCTGTGTGGCAATGTTCAGTCTTAACTGAAGGGATTAGCTTACAACCCAAGATTGTAAATACAAGTACAAAGAGTCTCTGGCAGGTCCAATAAATGGAGTTGAGGagttgatgtaaaaaaaaaaaaaaacagtcaagaAATTGTAAAGGAACAAGATGTCAGACATGAAAGAAATGAGCAAGAATGTTGTAAAAGTGCTTTGAATGGAGTCAATGTCACTTTCTGGACATTTCTCACTTAACAAATCACCTGCTTCCTtcacacagagagaatgctggcagTGATCAGGTCAAGGAGAATCTGATTCAGCTGAGATGTCACTTCACATGGGAACTGCTGTTGGAAGACATTGACATACCTGATCTGGAAATGAGAATCTCTGAGCAGCTTGAGTTCCTAGACATCAAGAACACAGTGGGGATGCTCAACCTCCAGGCCTATGTGAGACACCTGAAAGGCCAGCATGAGGAAGCCCTTCAGAGTTTGAAAGAAGCAGAAGCCTTGATCCAGGGAGAGCAGTTGGGCAAgagaagcctggtgacctggagCAACTGTGCCTGGGTGCATTACTACATGGGCAGCCTGGCAGAAGCCCAGACCTACCTGAACAAGGTGGAGAACACTTGCAGGGAATTGGGCAGTCCCTTTCGCTATAGGATGGAGTGTGCTGAGATGGACTGTGAGCAAGGCTGGGCCTTGCTGAAGTGTGGAGGACAGAATTATAAACGAGCCATGGCCTGCTTTGCAAAGGCTCTGGAAGTGGAGCCTGAAGACCCTGAATACAACACTGGTTATGCTATTGTAGCCTATCGCCAAGACTGTGGTGGCAATAATACTTCTCTAGAACCCCTAAGGAAGGCTGTCAGGTTAAATCCAGAAAATCCATATATCAAAGTTCTTCTTGCGTTGAAACTTCAGGATGTAAAAGAagcagctgaagcagaaacacacaTTGAAGAAGCCCTCAGTAGCACTTCCTGCCAACAATATGTCTTTCGCTATACAGCCAAGTATTACCGAAGGAAAGGCTGCCTAGGCAAGGCTCGCAATCTGCTTCTCAAGGCCTTGAAGGCATCACCTGCCTCTGGCTACCTGCATTACCAACTGGGGCTCTGCTACAAGCAACAGGTGATCCAACTGAAGAAATCCAGTAATGACCAGGCAAGAAGGCAGGGCAATGTGCAGAAATTGGCACAACAGGCCATTTGTGAATTTCAAGAGGCTGTGAAACTCAGGCCCACATTTGAGATGGCTTATGTTTGCATGGCAGAAGTGCAGGCAGAAATTGGCCAATatgaagaagcagagggaaaTTTCCAGAAGGCGCTGAACATGAAGAATCTTGAGTGTCACATAGAGCAGGATATTCATTTCCGCTATGGCCATTACCAACAATTTCATCAGAAATCAGTTGATAAGGCAATCACCCACTACTTAAAAGgtttgaaaatagaagaaaagtccTTTGTCTGGAGAAAACTACTCACAGCTTTGGAGAAAGTGGCCACAAAACGTATTCACCAGAATGTTCAACTGATGGAGAGCACAAGCTTGCTTGGGTTAGTCCACAAACTGAACGGGGACAAGGAAGAGGCCCTGAAGTGCTATGAGAGGGCTCTGAGGCTCACTGGGGGAGTGAACCCTGAGTTCTGAATGCAGCTCACATCTGTGAAGTAAATGTACTCATTACTGAGTGTTCCCGGCCTCCTTCCCGGTTTCTTTCTTCAACTGCATGGCTTGCTGGAATGCCAAGTAGCTCAGTGCATGTGCTGTTGCCACCATTTCTCACTCCTCATTATCCTGTCCAGAAGGAACTTGCACCCCACTGCATCTTCTCACTTACTGACCAGGACTGACCCCTGCTGATCTGCAATCCCTTGAGCTGTGGGATCCtaggacatctttttttttaatgtctgtttctTGGGAATAAAAGTCATCCATCCTCTGCCTGCCAGTGTCCTGGACAAAGAGGTCTTTTCCAAGGAAGCTCTTACTTTAGGTCAGCAGATACTCTTAGTATAGTGCAGTGTCGGAGAAAACCAAGTGAGCAAAGGGGAGAGTTTGAAAGCTGAGATGTCTCCCCTTACTGCAGAATCATTCTTGGCTAATAAGAGTCTTAAGTTTGGGGAAAGCCAAGCAGAAGAAACTTGCCGGGACCTTACAGACAGAAGATGATATGAGGAGATTTGTGCACTTTTTCTGTGCTATTGATATTGTCTTATATGTGATGCTTTTCCCTCaactaaaatatattcagtaaatTTCCTTGAATCACAAAGTCTTCCAGTGTAATTTGTTGATAGAATGGAAAGGATATCCTTTCATTGTCCTCAAGAAGGCTTGGGAAAGCAGAATCAACTAACAGAAGTCTAgtggcaggcaggaaagaaaattctGCATATAAAACCTGCAAGGGGTTTGTGAAAGTATGAAGGCTATATTTCATCCTCCACATAATGGTATAGTAAGGGTGACTGATGCTGCCACTCTAACTGACAGCTGTTGTTTATCATTGTGGATTATGTGGCTCAGGATGGGTTTAGGGTTCATTTACCTGACACCTGGGAACATATAGCTGATATTTTTAAtacatgtttctatttttgataagccaaaaacatttttattatattcaagCAAAGTTAAAGTGTAGTGAAAACTCACAGGAATCATAATACTACTCCCTAATAGTCTCAGTCAATGCAGAAGAAGAGTAACTGATTGGAAAGGTAAGcacatgggagagagaaagattggGAGACAGCAAGAGGGCATGCAGTTTGATTCATGAGCCAAGGTCTGGGAACTTGGCAGAATCTTCTCTTCCAGGAGAGCATTTTCACACTTGCCCAAGGTAAGACATCTTTACAAGGTTTTTCAAGGGATGATATGTGGGTCAGACCCTGGATGTTTCAGACACCTGGGTGTCCTGTTGTCACTAAGTTTTGTCCTCTTCACTTACCTCCATGAGAGTTGTAGTCTGGAGGGTCTAAACTAGAGAACATAAATGGTGAAAATTCTCCCCTTGATTAAAGTACCCTGTGGTTCCTAGGTCCTGGCCTCAGCAAGCCCAGCATGCACCCATGTGCTCTGTGTCTGCTGACCCACACTGCCCATGCTCAGGAGCACTTCCCCatcctctgcatctcctctctccttgttcctgcTGTTTAGCTGTCCtgtcagctcttttgggttttcCTTGCTCTTCCTTATCCCCTCTGAGTATAGTCTCCTTTTGTTATCCTAGTCTTCCCATTCACACAACTGCATGGATGAAACTACAACAAGATGAGGTGAGGCCTCCACAGCTGTGCAATGAACAAGAATGGGtgacacgagagagagagagagagagagagagagagagagagagagagagagagagagagagagagaagagcccaCAAAACAATTACATGTGAAAAACATtacaaataaagttaaataaagaaaatcattttgcATTATGTTTTCGAGTATCAAGCTACAACTAATAAGGTCcctattattaattaaatgtagATTGTGTGTGCTTAGTTACCACTACTGTTCCAAATGTTCTATGGTGAACTTGAGGTCAAATGTAGGACAAATGTCTACAAACCTGACTTTCTGTGGACTAACATTGAAAACTCCATAGCAAAGATGGAGAAGCAGGTAGTGAATGTGGATCAGTGGCCTATTTTGTGTCCATGCTTGGTATGGCCTTAGTAGGAAAGCATCCTGGGATCACCCACAGTCACTGCCATGCTTTCTTTCAACTATAATTTCCCCAAGTGGCACAGCAATTTCTCCACTGCATGCTAATATAACAGAAGTACCAGAACACTGATATCAAGCTGGGGATGGAGTGGACAGTGACCTCCAGCTACTGGATTTGTTCCTAAAGTGATAGGCAGCCAGGTCACTAAGACCTACTCTGTGTAGGTTTAagataacagatttttaaagaaaagtgatGGCTTTGAACAAGTCATAGGTATTTTGTATGGAACACCTTCCATAATGCTGCATATTTATACCATGTCAGGAGACATGTGTTAACATCTGTCTGCACCCTCCTGTGAATAGAGCACACATAATCACATTCTTTTCCCATGTCTTCCTGTGCATTAGGAAGACACTGGCCATCTTCTTCTCTAGAGAGTCAGCAAGAACAATAGGTACAATGTAAAAAGGATACTGCACCTGGGGCCCCTCACCATACCCATGAAAAATGGCCTGGACCCTCAGCTGAGTCTCAGATCAAAAGCCAAGCAATTTCATCTTGATAGAGGATGCCTAGGAACCTTTGGCCCCTGGTTCAAACCGAGGTATAATTCATAATCACCCGAGAatcctgatttgtttgtttgtttgattgattgatttttctcaGACAGTATTTCtttgtgaagcagtcctggctgtcctgcaactcactctgtagagcaggctggcctcaaactcacagagatctgcctgcctctgcctcttaagttctgtgttcaaaggcatgtgccaccaccacctggcttgattgattgttttaaaactgattttaaatctCATTCTGGGGTGTGTTCATTTGGGCTATCCAAGAGCCTGAGCACAATTCATTTAGATGTTCTCTAATGATTCTAACATGCAGTGAGTATTTTTAAATCTGCCAGCCCATTCCAATCACTCACTAATGAGCCAGGAATATTGCAGCTAGCAGAGGAGACATGGCCTTTCACAAAAGTTCAGTCTCATGCAGTTGCTTTGGGTAACTGGAATGGGTGTGATGGCCTATGCTAACACATCATTTCCTGAAGGTTTCTTTATTTTCCCAttcccatttttctcttctttgtactTTCTACAAACATAAACAACATAcactcctccacacacacacacaaacacacacacacacacacatacacatacacacacacacacacacacacacacacacacacacacacacacgtaatcaaAAATACATGGTTGTAGGCAGATGCACCACATACAGTTAgctatttgtttcttctcttcctaaAACTCTTTGGCCAGCATCATAAATGGTTCTGTTTATTACAGAGACAAGGGGGAAGAGGTGAAATACCAGCCTGTTCTTGAACCGCACAGCAGTGTCACCAATGTCACATTAGA
The nucleotide sequence above comes from Peromyscus maniculatus bairdii isolate BWxNUB_F1_BW_parent chromosome 1, HU_Pman_BW_mat_3.1, whole genome shotgun sequence. Encoded proteins:
- the LOC102918697 gene encoding antiviral innate immune response effector IFIT1-like; the encoded protein is MGENAGSDQVKENLIQLRCHFTWELLLEDIDIPDLEMRISEQLEFLDIKNTVGMLNLQAYVRHLKGQHEEALQSLKEAEALIQGEQLGKRSLVTWSNCAWVHYYMGSLAEAQTYLNKVENTCRELGSPFRYRMECAEMDCEQGWALLKCGGQNYKRAMACFAKALEVEPEDPEYNTGYAIVAYRQDCGGNNTSLEPLRKAVRLNPENPYIKVLLALKLQDVKEAAEAETHIEEALSSTSCQQYVFRYTAKYYRRKGCLGKARNLLLKALKASPASGYLHYQLGLCYKQQVIQLKKSSNDQARRQGNVQKLAQQAICEFQEAVKLRPTFEMAYVCMAEVQAEIGQYEEAEGNFQKALNMKNLECHIEQDIHFRYGHYQQFHQKSVDKAITHYLKGLKIEEKSFVWRKLLTALEKVATKRIHQNVQLMESTSLLGLVHKLNGDKEEALKCYERALRLTGGVNPEF